One window from the genome of Paenibacillus azoreducens encodes:
- a CDS encoding alpha/beta fold hydrolase, with protein sequence MTLAWINGYMMNFIDRGKGIPILFIHPPVLTSLTFLYQIQGLSPHFRTIAFDIRGHGKSQPSQQTVTYPLIVEDIKQLMDQLSIEKVFLCGYSAGGSVVLEFLLSHPDRALGGIVIGGMSEVNEWRLRNKISLGVVFSKIGAIGTIALSTAWTQAENITLFRELFHDAKRGNASNAEQYYKYSLKYNCTSKLREIELPVLLIYGEKDKHFHRYATLLHQQLPMSELVYIHEVDHRIPTKAPQPLNERIKQFVSQFNT encoded by the coding sequence ATGACCTTAGCTTGGATAAATGGCTACATGATGAATTTTATTGATCGCGGAAAAGGAATCCCGATCCTTTTTATTCATCCGCCCGTACTTACAAGTTTGACTTTTTTATATCAGATTCAAGGGCTTTCCCCTCATTTTCGAACTATTGCTTTTGACATCAGAGGACACGGTAAGAGCCAACCTTCCCAACAAACAGTTACTTATCCTTTAATTGTAGAGGATATCAAGCAGTTGATGGACCAGCTAAGCATCGAAAAGGTTTTCTTGTGCGGATATTCTGCTGGTGGCTCGGTTGTGCTCGAGTTTCTCTTGTCTCATCCCGATCGGGCATTGGGAGGTATCGTAATTGGCGGAATGTCGGAAGTGAACGAATGGCGTCTCAGAAATAAAATATCTTTGGGCGTCGTTTTCTCCAAAATCGGAGCCATAGGCACGATCGCTTTATCCACTGCCTGGACACAAGCTGAAAATATTACATTGTTCCGTGAGTTATTCCATGATGCGAAAAGAGGAAATGCCAGTAATGCGGAGCAATATTACAAGTACAGCTTGAAGTATAATTGTACGTCGAAACTTCGGGAAATCGAACTTCCCGTCCTGCTTATTTATGGGGAAAAAGACAAGCACTTCCATCGTTACGCCACATTGTTACATCAACAATTGCCAATGAGCGAGTTGGTTTATATTCATGAAGTCGATCACCGGATACCGACGAAAGCTCCCCAACCGTTGAACGAACGAATAAAACAGTTTGTGAGCCAATTCAACACATGA